A genomic window from Sanguibacter antarcticus includes:
- the glmU gene encoding bifunctional UDP-N-acetylglucosamine diphosphorylase/glucosamine-1-phosphate N-acetyltransferase GlmU produces the protein MTTAQPAAVIVLAAGEGTRMRSATPKVLHPLAGRSMLGHAVAAAQGLDPARVAVVVRHEREAVASHAVSIDPSILVVDQDDIPGTGRAVQCALSVLDAAAQAQAAQAGIPDGHEGRGVGDGLDGAVVVIAGDIPLLDSGTLSELLAAHTADGNAVTVLTTEIDDATGYGRIVRDPSTGEVTGIVEHRDATVEQLEIREINSSIYVFDAAVLRHGLANLNRDNSQGEVYLTDVLAIARTQGGSVRAVRTDDPFAVEGVNDRAQLAVLRAELNRRILDDWMRAGVTVVDPGTTWVDVDVEIERDVTILPGTQLYGTTIVREGATIGPDTTLTDVEVGVHASVVRTHATLAVIGGDAVVGPFAYLRPGTVLGTAGKIGTFVETKNAVIGDGSKIPHLSYVGDATIGEHTNIGAASVFVNYDGVAKHHSTVGSFSRTGADNLFVAPVHIGDGVYTAAGSVIRNDVPSGALAVSAGTQRNIEGWVERRRPGTDAAHAAERVRLESDRDTSMLGAQARAERAQADQASLPVPSPPTASPDQAAPRPGTSGTTEGHRDR, from the coding sequence GTGACCACCGCTCAACCCGCAGCCGTCATCGTCCTCGCCGCTGGCGAGGGAACACGGATGCGCTCTGCTACACCCAAGGTTCTCCATCCCCTCGCGGGGCGCAGCATGCTCGGTCATGCGGTCGCTGCCGCGCAGGGGCTGGACCCGGCACGTGTGGCTGTCGTCGTCCGTCACGAGCGCGAGGCGGTGGCGAGCCACGCGGTGAGCATCGACCCCTCGATCCTCGTCGTCGACCAGGACGACATCCCTGGCACCGGACGTGCCGTCCAGTGCGCGCTCAGCGTGCTCGACGCGGCGGCGCAGGCGCAGGCCGCGCAGGCCGGCATCCCGGACGGGCACGAGGGACGCGGCGTCGGCGACGGGCTCGACGGCGCGGTCGTCGTCATCGCCGGAGACATCCCGCTGCTCGACTCCGGCACGCTCAGCGAGCTTCTCGCAGCGCACACCGCCGACGGCAACGCGGTCACGGTCCTCACCACCGAGATCGACGACGCGACCGGCTACGGCCGGATCGTGCGCGACCCGTCGACAGGCGAGGTCACCGGTATCGTCGAGCACCGCGACGCGACCGTCGAACAGCTCGAGATCCGTGAGATCAACTCGTCGATCTACGTCTTCGACGCGGCCGTGCTGCGGCACGGGCTCGCGAACCTCAACCGAGACAACTCCCAGGGCGAGGTCTACCTGACCGACGTCCTGGCGATCGCCAGGACCCAGGGCGGCTCCGTGCGCGCGGTGCGCACCGACGACCCCTTCGCCGTCGAGGGCGTCAACGACCGCGCCCAGCTCGCGGTCCTGCGGGCCGAGCTCAACCGTCGGATCCTCGACGACTGGATGCGCGCAGGCGTCACGGTGGTCGACCCGGGCACCACGTGGGTCGACGTCGACGTCGAGATCGAGCGGGACGTCACGATCCTGCCCGGCACCCAGCTCTACGGCACCACGATCGTCCGCGAGGGCGCGACGATCGGCCCCGACACGACCCTGACCGACGTCGAGGTGGGCGTCCACGCCTCTGTCGTGCGCACGCACGCCACGCTCGCGGTCATCGGCGGCGACGCCGTCGTGGGACCGTTCGCCTACCTGCGACCCGGCACCGTCCTCGGCACCGCCGGCAAGATCGGCACCTTCGTCGAGACGAAGAACGCCGTCATCGGTGACGGCTCGAAGATCCCGCACCTGTCCTACGTGGGCGACGCGACGATCGGGGAGCACACGAACATCGGTGCAGCCAGCGTGTTCGTCAACTACGACGGCGTCGCCAAGCACCACTCGACCGTCGGGTCCTTCAGCAGGACCGGCGCCGACAACCTCTTCGTCGCCCCCGTGCACATCGGCGACGGTGTCTACACCGCTGCCGGCTCGGTCATCCGCAACGACGTTCCCTCCGGCGCGCTCGCCGTCTCGGCAGGCACCCAGCGCAACATCGAGGGCTGGGTCGAGCGTCGTCGCCCAGGGACGGACGCCGCGCACGCAGCCGAGCGGGTCCGTCTCGAGTCAGACCGCGACACCTCGATGCTCGGCGCACAGGCCCGCGCCGAGCGAGCCCAGGCCGACCAGGCGAGCCTGCCTGTCCCGAGCCCGCCGACCGCTTCCCCCGACCAGGCTGCGCCGCGGCCCGGGACCTCCGGCACCACAGAAGGACACCGCGACCGATGA
- a CDS encoding ribose-phosphate diphosphokinase — MTGIISPDSEKRLVFASGRAHPELAKDVARELGTEIIPTSAYDFANGEIYVRFGESVRGADVFVLQSHTSPINQWIMEQLIMCDALKRASAKTITVVQPFYGYGRQDKKHRGREPISARLMADLFKTAGADRMMSVDLHTSQAQGFFDGPVDHLWAMPLLTDYVRTRVNVADVTVVSPDAGRIRVAEQWATRLGDAPLAFIHKTRDIHQPNMSAANRVVGDVEGRSCVLVDDLIDTGGTIAAAVRVLLDAGAKDVIVAATHGVLSDPAPQRLQECGAREVVVTDTLPIASDKQFSKLTVLSIAPLLARAIREVFDDGSVTSLFDGNA, encoded by the coding sequence ATGACAGGAATCATCTCCCCGGACAGCGAGAAGCGACTCGTGTTCGCCTCCGGGCGCGCCCACCCCGAGCTCGCGAAGGACGTCGCACGAGAGCTCGGAACGGAGATCATCCCGACCAGCGCGTACGACTTCGCGAACGGCGAGATCTACGTCCGGTTCGGAGAGAGCGTGCGAGGTGCTGACGTCTTCGTCCTGCAGTCCCACACCTCGCCGATCAACCAGTGGATCATGGAGCAGCTCATCATGTGCGACGCGCTCAAGCGCGCCTCCGCAAAGACGATCACCGTGGTCCAGCCGTTCTACGGCTACGGTCGCCAGGACAAGAAGCACCGTGGGCGCGAGCCGATCTCGGCCCGCCTCATGGCCGACCTCTTCAAGACGGCGGGCGCGGACCGCATGATGAGCGTCGACCTGCACACGTCGCAGGCGCAGGGATTCTTCGACGGGCCGGTGGACCACCTCTGGGCGATGCCGCTCCTCACGGACTATGTCCGCACCCGGGTGAACGTCGCGGACGTTACGGTCGTGTCGCCAGACGCTGGCCGCATCCGTGTCGCCGAGCAGTGGGCGACCCGTCTCGGGGATGCGCCGCTCGCCTTCATCCACAAGACCCGCGACATCCACCAGCCGAACATGTCCGCAGCGAACCGCGTCGTCGGTGACGTCGAGGGGCGCAGCTGCGTGCTCGTCGACGACCTCATCGACACCGGTGGCACCATCGCCGCCGCCGTCCGGGTGCTGCTCGACGCGGGAGCCAAGGACGTCATCGTCGCTGCGACCCACGGGGTGCTCTCCGACCCCGCGCCTCAGCGGCTGCAGGAGTGCGGGGCGCGCGAGGTCGTCGTCACGGACACGCTGCCGATCGCGTCGGACAAGCAGTTCTCGAAGCTCACCGTGCTGTCGATCGCGCCGCTGCTCGCCCGTGCGATCCGCGAGGTCTTCGACGACGGCTCCGTGACGTCGCTCTTCGACGGCAACGCCTGA